The following coding sequences lie in one Pontibacter sp. G13 genomic window:
- a CDS encoding geranylgeranyl reductase family protein: MSHPSSPILIVGAGPAGCACALQLAELGVPSILIDKATFPRDKICGDALSGKVISALRHINPDIPARLHAWQDKSPTYGIRFTSPSGEQLDVPFKLNKPDASVLSPGLVAKRMHFDQFLFELAQEEPLIQTVEGYSAKTIQRTSEGIQISDGERRFQGAAIVGADGAHSIVNKQLGAINFDRNHHSAGVRAYYKGITGFHEDRYLELHFLKDLLPGYLWIFPLPNGQANVGLGMLSADIAHKQVNLRKQLSHWVENHPALKDRFAQAKQIGKTVGFGLPLGSKRYPLSGDRFVLTGDAAALIDPFSGEGIGNALYSGRIAARNLVAALEAGDLSAKQLNSYDKEVYRKLGPELKLGYQMQKLIKRPRLFNFLVRKANKHEQLRTIMTTMFDDLEAREQLKSFSFYWKWLVS; the protein is encoded by the coding sequence ATGTCCCACCCTTCCTCTCCCATCCTGATTGTCGGCGCTGGCCCCGCGGGATGCGCTTGTGCCCTGCAATTGGCTGAATTGGGCGTCCCCAGCATCTTGATAGATAAAGCCACCTTTCCGCGTGACAAAATCTGCGGAGATGCCCTTTCCGGCAAAGTGATCTCTGCCCTTCGCCATATCAACCCAGACATTCCCGCCCGGCTTCATGCATGGCAGGACAAATCCCCCACATACGGAATCAGATTCACCTCTCCGTCAGGTGAACAACTCGATGTTCCATTCAAATTGAATAAACCAGATGCTTCCGTCCTATCTCCAGGGTTGGTGGCCAAGCGAATGCATTTTGATCAGTTCTTATTTGAATTGGCTCAGGAAGAACCCCTCATTCAAACTGTCGAAGGCTATTCAGCCAAAACCATCCAGCGAACGTCTGAGGGAATCCAGATCTCAGACGGGGAACGCAGGTTTCAGGGCGCAGCAATCGTCGGAGCTGATGGCGCGCATTCGATTGTCAACAAGCAACTAGGGGCGATCAACTTCGACCGGAATCACCATAGCGCAGGTGTGCGGGCTTACTACAAGGGTATCACTGGATTTCATGAGGATCGGTATCTGGAGCTTCACTTCCTGAAAGATCTCCTGCCAGGCTATCTGTGGATATTCCCTCTGCCCAATGGACAAGCCAATGTCGGCCTCGGAATGCTGTCGGCAGATATTGCTCACAAACAGGTCAATCTCCGCAAACAGCTCTCACATTGGGTGGAAAACCATCCCGCATTGAAAGACCGCTTTGCCCAAGCTAAGCAGATCGGCAAGACTGTGGGATTTGGGTTGCCGCTCGGTTCCAAGCGATATCCACTCTCAGGGGACCGATTTGTGCTGACGGGAGATGCTGCAGCCTTGATCGATCCATTCAGCGGGGAAGGAATCGGAAATGCCCTGTATTCAGGCAGAATCGCCGCCCGGAATCTTGTGGCAGCGCTGGAAGCAGGGGACCTTTCCGCCAAACAACTCAACAGCTACGACAAGGAAGTCTACCGAAAATTGGGACCTGAGCTCAAGCTCGGCTACCAAATGCAGAAGCTGATCAAACGGCCCCGCCTATTTAATTTCCTCGTCCGAAAAGCCAACAAAC
- a CDS encoding thioredoxin fold domain-containing protein → MKSWSILLIALFSLFTLSSVRASETRVPFYSNLKTIQQEAQASNRIYMVYFEMATNRSCKRMEKKVWQDETLVPFISENYLACKLHALSPQAIEAVQRYQVYDYPTVIFFSPNGKMMGRTIGYVAPNTLQQILEKHSRTWEIRQQNMYEHLVLPWEQKQQAQSIAQQMIIPKPVEEKSIGEGTLADLYVSRGQDESEVHLEVPGLEAYSLKQLKSPEAIQNQFGLLIGSYTQYNQLTERLEELERFWRGEIYVYSEVLNGIPVYKLILGNYQEKNIAETYARSMYKFKQMKATVLNLRNLTS, encoded by the coding sequence ATGAAATCTTGGAGTATCCTCCTGATAGCGCTCTTCTCGCTCTTTACCCTGTCTTCCGTCCGAGCCTCAGAGACTCGGGTGCCTTTTTACTCGAACCTCAAGACCATCCAACAGGAAGCGCAAGCCTCCAACCGGATCTATATGGTCTACTTCGAGATGGCCACCAACCGCTCCTGCAAGCGGATGGAGAAGAAGGTATGGCAGGACGAGACACTGGTCCCTTTCATCTCGGAAAACTATCTCGCTTGCAAACTCCATGCGCTTTCGCCTCAGGCGATCGAAGCCGTGCAACGATATCAAGTGTATGACTACCCGACGGTCATCTTTTTCTCGCCAAATGGCAAGATGATGGGTCGCACCATTGGATATGTAGCGCCCAATACGCTCCAGCAAATACTGGAGAAGCATTCCCGCACTTGGGAAATTCGCCAGCAAAACATGTATGAGCATCTGGTCCTCCCTTGGGAGCAAAAACAGCAAGCACAAAGCATTGCCCAGCAGATGATCATCCCGAAGCCTGTCGAAGAAAAATCCATCGGAGAAGGCACATTGGCAGATCTCTACGTGTCCCGCGGACAAGATGAATCCGAAGTTCACCTAGAAGTCCCCGGATTGGAAGCTTACAGCTTGAAGCAATTGAAATCTCCCGAAGCCATCCAGAACCAGTTTGGGTTGTTGATCGGTAGCTACACGCAATACAATCAATTGACCGAGCGATTGGAGGAACTAGAGCGATTCTGGCGAGGCGAAATCTACGTCTACTCCGAGGTACTCAACGGCATCCCCGTCTACAAACTCATTCTCGGCAACTACCAAGAAAAGAATATCGCGGAAACCTATGCGCGATCCATGTATAAATTCAAACAGATGAAGGCCACTGTCCTGAATCTGCGGAACTTAACCTCTTAA
- a CDS encoding TonB-dependent receptor domain-containing protein gives MRRTRCFLALVWLLSWGIFTGWAQMDSVKRLESVEISARRLIQSSIGKQVQTIDSLDMTFQLAGNLADLLAGTTHGYFKVYGPTGLVTPSFRGSGASHTNILLNGISLQSPMNGQQDLSLIPVFLLDDVKVQYGGSSARYGSGAIGGSIHLDSRFVEPMSFRAGGMAELGSFGFQQYGVKLAASSAHVQYQAKGFFRTAENDFLFQPSDNEARIPRTHNGFTQKGGMQDVAISLGNHHRLTAHLWGVESSRDLHPVATQWDLQFRSSLAWEYQQGRWDMQTRLSYLDESLRYTDSVAAIFSDSRAGTWLGEWNADVQLSDAHALEGSIRYQRLAGTSDGYQGNTYHQSRISAWASWRAAWLSGRLKTLASLRQMWVSDQSAPFTPALGFEYLLASEWRAGGHVGRNFRMPTFNDWYWNPGGNPDLRPETGWSQEAFVSWDRSLDTRSFAVKTTAFNSQVKDWIIWLPQGAFWSPENIQQVWSRGLELDGHWTQRMGDAGLEVGLLYSWTKSTNQKAKSTFDRSLHKQLIYTPEHQGTVTLGFAWRTSSVQYRHRLVGQRFTTTDNSDTELPATHVANLVLSHPFRWNQISCTLTGRLDNLWNQSYQWVAGQPMPGRSWQLGLQIFFEGLPKSSS, from the coding sequence ATGCGGAGAACACGCTGCTTTCTGGCGCTGGTCTGGCTATTGTCGTGGGGCATCTTTACCGGATGGGCCCAAATGGATTCCGTCAAACGACTCGAATCGGTGGAGATTTCTGCCCGTCGTCTGATTCAATCCTCGATCGGCAAACAGGTCCAAACCATCGACAGTCTCGATATGACTTTCCAGCTGGCTGGCAATCTCGCCGACCTTCTCGCTGGGACCACACACGGATATTTCAAGGTTTACGGACCCACAGGGCTCGTCACACCCTCTTTTCGGGGAAGTGGAGCCTCGCATACCAATATCCTGCTCAATGGGATCTCCCTGCAAAGCCCCATGAATGGTCAGCAGGATCTATCGCTGATTCCGGTGTTTTTGCTAGATGATGTCAAGGTCCAATACGGTGGAAGTAGTGCTCGATATGGCTCTGGTGCCATTGGAGGAAGCATTCATCTGGACAGCCGTTTTGTGGAACCGATGAGTTTCAGGGCTGGCGGTATGGCAGAACTGGGCAGTTTTGGTTTTCAGCAATATGGAGTGAAGTTGGCCGCTTCAAGTGCCCATGTTCAATACCAAGCCAAGGGTTTCTTCCGAACCGCAGAGAATGATTTCCTTTTTCAGCCTAGCGACAACGAAGCGCGAATTCCTCGGACTCACAATGGATTTACCCAAAAGGGGGGCATGCAAGATGTGGCGATTTCCCTCGGGAACCATCACAGATTGACCGCCCATCTTTGGGGGGTGGAATCTTCCAGAGACCTGCACCCTGTCGCTACTCAGTGGGATCTGCAATTCCGATCCTCCCTCGCATGGGAATACCAGCAAGGGAGATGGGACATGCAGACTCGCCTTAGTTATCTAGATGAATCGCTCAGGTACACGGATTCGGTAGCGGCGATATTTTCCGATAGCCGGGCTGGTACATGGTTGGGTGAATGGAATGCAGATGTCCAGCTGTCTGATGCACATGCCTTGGAAGGATCTATTCGCTACCAACGATTGGCGGGAACATCTGACGGGTACCAAGGCAATACCTACCATCAATCCCGGATCTCCGCTTGGGCAAGTTGGCGGGCCGCTTGGCTGTCAGGAAGGCTCAAGACCTTGGCCAGTCTCCGGCAAATGTGGGTTTCCGACCAATCAGCCCCTTTTACCCCTGCACTTGGCTTCGAATATCTCCTTGCTTCCGAATGGAGGGCGGGAGGACATGTCGGACGAAATTTCCGTATGCCGACCTTCAACGATTGGTACTGGAATCCCGGTGGCAATCCCGATCTCAGGCCTGAAACGGGATGGAGCCAAGAGGCATTTGTGAGTTGGGACCGCTCGCTAGATACCCGGTCATTCGCAGTCAAAACTACTGCCTTCAATAGCCAAGTCAAGGATTGGATCATCTGGCTCCCCCAAGGCGCTTTTTGGTCTCCTGAAAATATCCAGCAAGTCTGGTCTCGGGGATTGGAACTCGATGGGCACTGGACACAACGGATGGGGGATGCCGGCCTTGAGGTGGGCCTTCTTTACAGTTGGACCAAATCCACCAACCAAAAGGCCAAGTCTACTTTTGACCGAAGCCTGCACAAGCAACTGATCTACACGCCGGAGCATCAGGGCACCGTTACGCTCGGCTTTGCTTGGCGGACCAGCTCAGTTCAATATCGGCATCGCCTCGTAGGTCAACGGTTCACCACGACCGATAATTCCGACACAGAGCTTCCTGCCACTCATGTTGCCAATCTGGTCTTGAGCCACCCATTTCGATGGAATCAGATTTCCTGTACCCTCACAGGACGATTGGACAATCTCTGGAATCAATCCTACCAGTGGGTGGCTGGCCAACCAATGCCCGGCCGATCATGGCAATTGGGGCTTCAGATTTTCTTTGAAGGACTACCAAAATCTTCCTCATGA
- the dnaB gene encoding replicative DNA helicase gives MADNYRDSGSYSNPDPGKVRKMASAGLQGGKLPPQALDMEEAVLGALLLEKDALHKIIDTLKPNMFYKDANRDIFEVIINLFQNSEPIDILTVKNALSKEGKLKSSGGAFYLTELSNRVASASNIEYHARVIAEKFILRSLITVSDKVVKDAYEETTDVFELLDRTEQSLFEISETNLRRNYQGMDELVFSTLQRLEEMRGQDGSVVGIPSGINELDKSTAGWHKTDLVIVAARPAMGKTALTLTLARNAALRFDEPVAFFSLEMAATQLVQRMMVSEAELDAQKVRTGNLEDYEWEQLLKRIGSLSKANIFIDDTPGLSIWDLRAKCRRLKAEKGISMVIIDYLQLMTGDSSKGGNREQEIAGISRSLKEIAKELDVVVIALSQLSRAVESRGGDKRPVLSDLRESGSIEQDADMVMFLYRPEYYGFETDDEGNTTVGMAELIIAKQRNGPTGTVKMQFIGKYGKFTDWHQGLGEFDAPALPSGGGAGGTITIPSKMNDDVITPPNTDGSGTAPF, from the coding sequence ATGGCAGATAACTATAGAGACTCGGGATCCTACTCCAATCCAGACCCCGGCAAGGTGCGCAAGATGGCATCAGCGGGCTTGCAAGGCGGAAAACTTCCTCCACAAGCACTGGATATGGAGGAGGCCGTATTGGGAGCATTGCTCCTGGAGAAGGACGCACTCCACAAGATTATCGATACCCTCAAACCCAACATGTTCTACAAGGACGCCAACCGGGACATTTTTGAGGTGATCATCAACCTTTTCCAGAATTCGGAACCGATCGATATCCTGACCGTCAAAAATGCCCTGAGCAAGGAAGGCAAACTGAAGTCATCCGGTGGTGCATTTTATCTGACCGAGCTCTCCAATCGCGTCGCATCCGCTTCGAATATTGAATATCACGCTCGGGTCATCGCCGAGAAATTCATCCTACGTTCCCTCATCACCGTGTCCGACAAGGTCGTCAAAGATGCCTACGAGGAGACGACCGATGTATTCGAATTGCTAGATCGTACGGAGCAGTCCCTATTTGAAATTTCCGAAACCAACCTACGCCGAAACTATCAGGGCATGGATGAGCTGGTCTTTTCGACCCTCCAGCGCCTAGAAGAAATGCGGGGCCAAGATGGCTCGGTTGTAGGGATTCCTTCCGGGATCAATGAATTGGACAAATCCACTGCGGGTTGGCACAAGACCGACTTGGTGATTGTCGCGGCACGTCCTGCGATGGGTAAGACGGCCCTCACCCTGACGCTTGCGCGGAATGCCGCCTTGCGATTCGACGAGCCCGTTGCCTTCTTCTCCTTGGAGATGGCGGCCACTCAGCTGGTCCAGCGGATGATGGTTTCCGAAGCGGAACTGGATGCCCAGAAAGTCCGGACCGGTAATCTCGAAGACTACGAATGGGAGCAATTACTCAAACGCATCGGCTCGCTTTCCAAGGCCAATATCTTCATCGATGATACACCGGGCCTCTCGATCTGGGACCTTCGTGCCAAATGCCGAAGACTCAAAGCGGAGAAAGGCATTTCGATGGTCATCATTGACTACTTGCAGTTGATGACCGGAGATTCAAGCAAAGGCGGTAACCGTGAACAGGAAATTGCGGGAATCTCCCGATCGCTCAAGGAAATCGCCAAGGAACTGGATGTCGTGGTGATTGCGCTCTCCCAGTTGAGCCGTGCAGTGGAAAGCCGGGGCGGAGATAAGCGACCCGTACTCTCCGACCTTCGTGAATCTGGTTCGATTGAGCAGGATGCCGATATGGTTATGTTCCTCTATCGTCCAGAATACTATGGATTCGAAACGGATGATGAAGGGAATACCACGGTGGGTATGGCTGAATTGATCATCGCCAAGCAACGTAACGGTCCGACAGGTACCGTCAAGATGCAGTTTATCGGCAAGTACGGTAAGTTCACCGACTGGCATCAGGGTTTAGGTGAATTCGATGCGCCTGCCTTGCCGAGTGGCGGAGGCGCTGGCGGTACGATTACCATCCCTTCCAAAATGAATGATGATGTGATTACGCCGCCCAATACAGACGGCAGTGGGACCGCCCCATTCTGA